Proteins encoded in a region of the Sugiyamaella lignohabitans strain CBS 10342 chromosome B, complete sequence genome:
- the CDC25 gene encoding Ras family guanine nucleotide exchange factor CDC25, with product MDYTSISLETSLMTLQEFSDEDFEETWPEIIAKLEKSASKLESHVSPDEEYEFVMGFADLAGIIQKIALYVGVPPGAFPSSGNEFAGISLAFRRMINTLSRISISHSIGSMIRHQSVGSLEEPDQAADSDKLKSAIQQLVTYAKDLIFQTRSKIQEENSLNDSFEANETGEMKLPEKIEIPLSKFDVKYFVDGLWTNIVVNRSGQLVPQDSSIPGSLTLLEQKFASSRSSTSQEPTNRLRMPLETYNTSLAVDTEVISVLEMRIKTVKNILNQFVKLSNTASSTKSLDATQDRRKILGSSLQALINVSKVIVNIIESIDLTAFYACRASVAESHSSMTRLFAFLEAKQAIYDALAELEVVRNQNEAGDSNFIAALAEKFEKSKLEEIYFTYEQTNEQQIKEKVFKLDAVLASVVESAKNLSTELRSIVAVDSRLLDTTGTSSFPRELAAAAAAAAAVAVSSTAGGNSSNGAMSPRSTYSAKRKESAVDSFSIGSHSIREDGPWFLQLEHGDEIVYDKKGSSIRGGSQRALVEQLTLHSRLNSEFNVAMLLTFQSFMDATNLFEQLVERFLIQPPEGLTSEEFALWAEKKQRPTRLRVVNILKTWLENYWFEDDSEDLTSEARSSLFESMSKFAEQLKAQKFPGGASLYNIVEKRMNDKEPSFKRMIVTTTTQPPPPILPRNLKKFKLTEIDPVEMARQLSVREFKLLVVITSHECLLRGCGGLGKSSNSGGRKIGEFIRNSNCLTNWVAYAILRHSEAKRRASTIRYFIHVAEACRALNNFSSMTAIISALYSSTIHRMKKTWDYVSSKNTAKLENMNRLMNSSRNFNEYRDLLNLVPPPAVPFFGVYLTDLTFVEDGNPDYLDTEHKIVNFAKRQKTATIIENIRQFQIVPYNFEELADVQLFLDRGFEEAPPIEEQYDTSLNFEPREKPGTDKVAKLFEENGIL from the coding sequence ATGGATTATACGTCGATTAGTCTCGAGACGAGTTTGATGACTTTGCAGGAGTTCAGCGACGAGGATTTCGAGGAGACGTGGCCGGAGATTATTGCTAAACTGGAGAAGAGTGCTAGTAAGCTGGAGAGCCATGTTTCTCCGGACGAGGAATACGAATTTGTCATGGGTTTCGCTGACCTTGCGGGCATTATTCAGAAGATTGCGCTGTATGTGGGAGTTCCACCTGGCGCGTTCCCAAGCAGTGGTAATGAGTTTGCTGGAATCTCTTTGGCGTTCAGGAGAATGATCAATACGTTGAGTCGCATCAGTATTTCTCACAGTATTGGGTCCATGATACGCCATCAGTCGGTGGGAAGCTTGGAAGAGCCTGACCAGGCGGCTGACAGTGATAAACTGAAGAGTGCcatccagcagctggttaCTTATGCCAAAGATCTGATATTCCAGACACGAAGCAAGATTCAGGAAGAAAACAGTCTCAATGACTCGTTTGAAGCGAACGAGACGGGAGAGATGAAGTTGCCCGAAAAAATCGAGATTCCTCTTAGCAAGTTTGATGTCAAGTatttcgtcgacggtctGTGGACTAATATCGTGGTCAACAGGTCTGGCCAGCTGGTTCCTCAGGATTCGTCGATTCCTGGTAGTTTGACTCTGTTGGAGCAAAAGTTTGCTTCTTCTCGATCATCAACCTCACAAGAACCTACTAATCGTCTTCGTATGCCCCTGGAGACTTATAACACTTCACTTGCAGTCGATACAGAAGTCATTTCTGTACTGGAAATGAGAATCAAGACCGTTAAGAACATCCTCAACCAGTTTGTCAAGCTGTCAAATACTGCATCCTCCACTAAAAGCCTTGATGCTACTCAGGATCGCCGCAAAATCCTCGGTTCGTCTCTGCAAGCTCTTATTAATGTCTCCAAAGTGATTGTCAACATAATCGAATCCATTGATCTCACAGCGTTTTACGCCTGTAGAGCATCAGTTGCCGAATCACACTCGTCAATGACGCGATTGTTTGCCTTTTTGGAGGCCAAACAAGCCATTTACGACGCTCTCGCCGAACTCGAAGTGgtaagaaatcaaaatgaaGCTGGTGATAGCAATTTTATCGCTGCTTTGGCAGAAAAgtttgaaaaatcaaaGCTGGAAGAAATCTATTTCACTTACGAGCAAACTAATGAACAACAAATTAAAGAAAAGGTTTTCAAATTGGACGCTGTACTTGCTAGTGTAGTCGAAAGTGCAAAGAACCTGTCAACAGAATTGAGAAGCATTGTGGCTGTTGATTCGCGACTCTTGGATACCACTGGCACTTCTTCGTTTCCTAGAGAACTcgctgcagctgctgctgccgctgctgctgttgctgtgtCTTCTACGGCGGGAGGTAATTCTTCTAATGGTGCCATGAGTCCTAGATCGACATATTCCGCTAAACGAAAAGAGTCTGCTGTAGACAGCTTTAGTATTGGTTCTCATTCTATCCGTGAAGATGGACCATGGTTCCTGCAACTGGAACACGGCGATGAAATCGTATATGATAAGAAGGGCTCGTCTATTCGAGGAGGTTCTCAAAGAGCTCTTGTTGAGCAGCTGACTCTACATAGTAGATTGAATTCCGAGTTCAACGTTGCTATGTTGTTGACATTCCAAAGTTTTATGGACGCGACTAATCTGTTTGAACAATTGGTAGAACGGTTCCTCATTCAGCCTCCCGAGGGGTTGACTTCTGAAGAGTTTGCATTGTGGgctgaaaagaaacaacGGCCAACTCGTCTTCGTGTGGTTAATATTCTCAAAACTTGGTTGGAAAACTACTGGTTTGAAGACGATAGTGAAGATCTTACTTCAGAAGCACGAAGCTCATTGTTTGAGTCCATGTCCAAGTTCGCTGAACAACTAAAAGCTCAAAAGTTCCCTGGTGGCGCTTCTTTGTACAATATTGTGGAAAAAAGAATGAACGACAAGGAGCCTTCATTCAAGCGAATGATTGTCACCACAACCAcccaaccaccacctcctaTTCTACCTCGTAACTTGAAGAAGTTTAAGCTTACTGAGATTGATCCTGTGGAGATGGCTCGTCAATTATCAGTGAGAGAATTCAAGCTGTTAGTTGTTATTACCAGTCATGAGTGTTTGTTGCGTGGATGTGGTGGTTTAGGAAAATCGTCCAATTCAGGCGGTCGTAAGATTGGTGAGTTCATTCGTAACTCCAATTGTTTGACCAACTGGGTTGCATACGCGATTTTGAGGCATTCTGAGGCAAAGAGAAGAGCTTCTACAATTCGATACTTTATACATGTTGCCGAAGCTTGTAGAGCGCTTAACAACTTCTCATCGATGACTGCAATTATATCTGCACTTTATTCGTCGACTATCCACCGTATGAAGAAGACTTGGGATTATGTTTCCAGCAAGAACACAGCCAAGCTCGAAAACATGAACCGACTAATGAATTCATCAAGAAACTTCAACGAATACCGAGATCTGCTCAACCTTGTGCCTCCTCCTGCAGTACCATTTTTTGGTGTCTATCTTACCGATTTGAcatttgttgaagatggtaATCCAGACTATCTTGATACTGAGCACAAGATTGTCAATTTCGCCAAGCGCCAGAAGACGGCTACTATCATTGAAAACATCCGTCAGTTTCAAATCGTTCCTTATAATTTTGAGGAACTGGCCGATGTTCAACTGTTTTTGGATCGAGGCTTTGAAGAGGCTCCTCCTATTGAAGAGCAATATGACACATCTTTGAACTTTGAGCCTCGTGAAAAGCCTGGTACTGACAAGGTCGCCAAACTGTTTGAAGAAAACGGTATATTATGA
- the CCS1 gene encoding Ccs1p (Copper chaperone for superoxide dismutase Sod1p; involved in oxidative stress protection; Met-X-Cys-X2-Cys motif within the N-terminal portion is involved in insertion of copper into Sod1p under conditions of copper deprivation; required for regulation of yeast copper genes in response to DNA-damaging agents; protein abundance increases in response to DNA replication stress; GO_component: GO:0005737 - cytoplasm [Evidence IEA,IEA]; GO_component: GO:0005829 - cytosol [Evidence IDA] [PMID 9295278]; GO_component: GO:0005743 - mitochondrial inner membrane [Evidence IDA] [PMID 11500508]; GO_component: GO:0005758 - mitochondrial intermembrane space [Evidence IEA]; GO_component: GO:0005739 - mitochondrion [Evidence IEA]; GO_component: GO:0005634 - nucleus [Evidence IDA] [PMID 18977757]; GO_function: GO:0046872 - metal ion binding [Evidence IEA,IEA]; GO_function: GO:0016532 - superoxide dismutase copper chaperone activity [Evidence IGI,IMP,ISS] [PMID 9295278]; GO_function: GO:0008270 - zinc ion binding [Evidence IBA]; GO_process: GO:0015680 - intracellular copper ion transport [Evidence IMP,ISS] [PMID 9295278]; GO_process: GO:0030001 - metal ion transport [Evidence IEA]; GO_process: GO:0055114 - oxidation-reduction process [Evidence IEA]; GO_process: GO:0019430 - removal of superoxide radicals [Evidence IBA]; GO_process: GO:0006801 - superoxide metabolic process [Evidence IEA]) gives MQNIGKDAIVRGTGEPNSAAVCILESFEDEKNPVKGLARIVGVSPTRALFDITLNGLPKGKYYPSIRVSGDLSQGAVSTGPQLVELGEIDVSAQLSTSDSFLANQPKGFSGHAVFTKDVSISDIIGRGLTVSKSRTANYPDSLVGVIARSAGIWENLKSVCSCSGKTVWEERSDAISSGIH, from the coding sequence ATGCAAAATATTGGTAAGGATGCCATTGTGCGTGGTACAGGAGAACCCAATTCGGCTGCTGTTTGCATTCTAGAAtcttttgaagatgaaaagaaTCCCGTCAAGGGATTGGCTAGAATTGTAGGAGTGTCACCCACTAGAGCCCTTTTTGACATCACCCTTAATGGACTGCCTAAAGGAAAGTACTACCCTTCAATTAGAGTTAGTGGAGATCTTTCGCAGGGTGCAGTTTCTACAGGACCTCAATTGGTTGAGCTTGGAGAAATCGATGTGTCTGCGCAGCTATCAACCTCGGATTCATTTTTAGCCAATCAGCCAAAGGGCTTTTCAGGACATGCTGTTTTCACCAAGGATGTATCTATTTCAGATATTATTGGTAGAGGGTTGACAGTGAGCAAGTCACGAACTGCAAACTATCCCGACTCTTTGGTTGGTGTTATCGCCCGTAGTGCAGGTATCTGGGAGAACCTCAAGTCAGTGTGCAGCTGTTCGGGTAAAACTGTTTGGGAAGAACGGTCCGATGCCATATCTAGTGGAATCCACTGA